The Deltaproteobacteria bacterium genome contains a region encoding:
- a CDS encoding 2-oxoacid:ferredoxin oxidoreductase subunit beta gives MSAPGAGEPKLGKKDFVSDQDVRWCPGCGDYAILSQVQKVLPELGVPRERFVFISGIGCSSRFPYYVNTYGFHSIHGRAPAIATGLKTSRPDLSVWVVTGDGDALSIGGNHLIHILRRNLDVNILLFNNKIYGLTKGQYSPTSEVGKVTKSTPVGSIDHPFDPIALALGAEASFVARSVDVETRHLQEIVRRAHEHKGASFVEILQNCNVFNDGAFADVTEKATKADHTLVLEHGKPLVFGRDRDRGIRLRNFQPEVVRLGNGVGEADLLVHDETNPALAYLIARLGPPHFPTPIGVFTAVARPCYEDALNQQVAAARAKTPPDLGALFNRGDTWTVS, from the coding sequence ATGAGCGCGCCCGGCGCGGGCGAACCCAAGCTCGGCAAGAAGGACTTCGTCTCCGATCAGGACGTCCGCTGGTGCCCCGGCTGCGGCGACTACGCCATCCTGTCCCAGGTGCAGAAGGTGTTGCCCGAGCTCGGGGTGCCGCGCGAGCGATTCGTCTTCATCTCCGGGATCGGCTGCTCGAGCCGGTTCCCCTACTACGTCAACACCTACGGCTTTCACTCGATCCACGGCCGGGCCCCGGCAATCGCGACGGGCCTCAAGACGTCACGCCCCGACCTCTCGGTCTGGGTCGTCACCGGCGACGGCGATGCGCTGTCGATCGGCGGCAACCACCTGATCCACATCCTGCGCCGGAACCTCGACGTGAACATCCTGCTCTTCAACAACAAGATCTACGGCCTCACCAAGGGGCAGTACTCGCCCACGTCGGAGGTCGGGAAGGTGACCAAGTCGACGCCCGTGGGCTCCATCGACCACCCCTTCGACCCGATCGCCCTCGCCCTCGGCGCCGAGGCGAGCTTCGTCGCGCGCAGCGTCGACGTCGAGACGCGGCACCTGCAGGAGATCGTGCGCCGCGCCCACGAGCACAAGGGCGCGTCGTTCGTGGAGATCCTCCAGAACTGCAACGTGTTCAACGACGGCGCGTTCGCCGACGTGACCGAGAAGGCGACGAAGGCCGACCACACGCTCGTGCTCGAGCACGGCAAGCCGCTCGTCTTCGGCAGGGACCGCGACCGGGGCATTCGCCTGCGGAACTTCCAGCCCGAGGTGGTCCGGCTCGGGAACGGGGTCGGCGAAGCGGACCTCCTCGTGCACGACGAGACGAACCCGGCCCTCGCCTACCTGATCGCGCGCCTCGGCCCGCCGCACTTCCCGACGCCGATCGGTGTCTTCACCGCCGTCGCCCGACCCTGCTACGAGGACGCCCTCAACCAGCAGGTGGCCGCGGCGCGCGCGAAGACGCCGCCCGACCTGGGGGCGCTCTTCAACCGCG